A genomic segment from Capra hircus breed San Clemente chromosome 15, ASM170441v1, whole genome shotgun sequence encodes:
- the MYOD1 gene encoding myoblast determination protein 1, translating to MELLSPPLRDVDLTGPDGSLCNFATADDFYDDPCFDSPDLRFFEDLDPRLVHVGALLKPEEHSHFPAAAHPAPGAREDEHVRAPSGHHQAGRCLLWACKACKRKTTNADRRKAATMRERRRLSKVNEAFETLKRCTSSNPNQRLPKVEILRNAIRYIEGLQALLRDQDAAPPGAAAAFYAPGPLPPGRSGEHYSGDSDASSPRSNCSDGMMDYSGPPSGARRRNCYDRAYYSEAPNEPRPGKSAAVSSLDCLSSIVERISTESPAAPALLLADAPPESSPGPQEAAAGSEVECGTPAPSPDTAPQGLAGANPNPIYQVL from the exons ATGGAGCTGCTGTCGCCGCCGCTCCGCGACGTAGACTTGACGGGCCCCGACGGCTCTCTCTGCAACTTTGCAACAGCGGATGACTTCTATGATGACCCGTGTTTCGACTCCCCGGATCTGCGCTTCTTCGAGGACCTGGATCCGCGCCTCGTGCACGTGGGCGCGCTCCTGAAGCCGGAGGAACACTCGCACTTCCCTGCAGCGGCGCACCCGGCCCCGGGCGCGCGCGAGGACGAACATGTGCGCGCGCCCAGCGGGCACCACCAGGCGGGCCGCTGTTTACTGTGGGCCTGCAAGGCGTGCAAACGCAAGACGACTAACGCCGACCGCCGCAAGGCTGCTACCATGCGCGAGCGGCGCCGCCTGAGCAAAGTCAACGAGGCCTTCGAGACGCTCAAACGCTGCACGTCTAGCAACCCAAACCAGCGGCTGCCCAAGGTGGAGATCCTGCGCAACGCCATCCGCTATATCGAAGGCCTGCAGGCGCTGCTTCGCGACCAGGACGCCGCGCCTCCCGGCGCTGCCGCTGCCTTTTACGCGCCTGGCCCGTTGCCCCCCGGCCGCAGCGGCGAACACTACAGCGGCGACTCGGACGCTTCCAGCCCGCGCTCCAACTGTTCCGACGGCATG ATGGACTACAGCGGCCCCCCGAGTGGTGCCCGGCGACGGAACTGCTACGACCGTGCTTACTACAGCGAGGCGCCCAATG AACCCCGGCCCGGGAAGAGCGCTGCGGTGTCGAGCCTCGACTGCCTGTCCAGCATCGTGGAGCGCATCTCCACCGAGAGCCCCGCCGCGCCCGCGCTTCTACTGGCCGACGCGCCGCCGGAGTCGTCTCCCGGCCCGCAGGAGGCGGCCGCCGGGAGCGAGGTGGAGTGCGGCACCCCCGCCCCTTCCCCCGACACTGCCCCTCAGGGCCTCGCGGGCGCGAACCCCAACCCGATTTACCAGGTGCTCTGA